A region of Pyxidicoccus parkwaysis DNA encodes the following proteins:
- a CDS encoding c-type cytochrome → MSARGLSWAVAALALAACNDSEPMQIMARDNPYSEDPYFADARAMRPTVPGTVAQEWYRRQGPYVPLGAPDGGLMDLEGFPVPLTREVLLRGRSQFENWCSPCHGLLADGQSIVGRNMRLRPPPALYGPLHTPHPARGATEVDGGLTRAGSGEGAGPLTPGWDALPHPPGFYYQVISGGYGLMPSYAVLKPEDRWAVVAWLRVLAFSQRAPLSAAPPEVRASLQQQPGSGGTP, encoded by the coding sequence ATGAGCGCGCGCGGGCTCTCATGGGCCGTGGCCGCGCTGGCGCTGGCCGCGTGCAACGACAGCGAGCCAATGCAAATCATGGCGCGCGACAACCCCTACTCCGAGGACCCGTACTTCGCGGACGCGCGCGCCATGCGGCCCACGGTGCCGGGCACGGTGGCGCAGGAGTGGTACCGGCGGCAGGGGCCGTACGTGCCGCTCGGCGCGCCGGACGGTGGGCTCATGGACCTGGAGGGCTTTCCGGTGCCGCTCACCCGCGAGGTGCTGCTGCGGGGACGGAGCCAGTTCGAGAACTGGTGCTCGCCGTGCCACGGGCTGCTCGCGGATGGGCAGAGCATCGTCGGCCGGAACATGCGGCTGAGGCCGCCTCCCGCGCTGTACGGGCCGCTGCACACGCCGCACCCGGCCAGAGGCGCGACGGAGGTGGATGGCGGGCTCACGCGGGCTGGGAGCGGGGAGGGCGCGGGGCCGCTGACTCCCGGCTGGGACGCGTTGCCGCACCCGCCGGGCTTCTACTACCAGGTCATCTCCGGCGGGTACGGGCTGATGCCCTCGTATGCGGTGTTGAAGCCCGAGGACCGCTGGGCGGTGGTGGCGTGGCTGCGGGTGCTGGCCTTCAGCCAGCGCGCGCCACTGTCCGCCGCGCCGCCGGAGGTGCGGGCCTCGCTCCAGCAACAGCCGGGCTCGGGAGGTACGCCATGA